The Bacillus sp. Bos-x628 genome segment AATTGTTTTATCAGCATTTATTCGAGCATCAACATACCAGCCTTTCATGTTAGTGTCATCACTTATTTTGACAAAAGAATGAGAATACCTTTTTTCAACAAACAAAAATCGCCAATCGGTGAGCTTGAATCATCATAGAGGAAATTTTAGTTGATGTGGGGAAATACTTAGAGCGAAAAGGCTTGCTTGAGCATTCATTGAAATACTATAAAAGAGCCTTGTTAACTAGCCAATATGTAGGAAAAGGAGTGAATTAGTTATACTATATACAACAAATGAAGAATAGTGATGATCTTCCTCAATTAAAGGAAGGTAGTCCATTCAGTGATCTACTCTATAAAATGAGTCCCAAATATAAATTGTTCTTAAATCGTCAAAAACAAATCAAAAAAGAAGCAGATATGGAATTAGGTTTTGATTCAGAGAATTTTTTGAAAAATATATATAGGATTGATAAAATTGATAAATTACGTGCTAGGCGGATGTATTTGTATTTTCTTTTCCTATTTAATAGGAGTAAAAAAACTTTTAAGTCTAATCATTGGATATAATGAATTCACTTTCTTAGGAGATAAAAAAAGTGATCCAAAAGAATCAGTTTATTGCTTTTGATCATTGGCATATTGACTTTATTCATGCCATTCATGCTAATGATGTTTGGCAGTGTCATAAAGGGTATCTATGTTTTCATCGTGATTGTGATTATTTTTATCGCTAGTGCATTGGTCATTATCCCTTATTTTCAAATGAAATAAATTTGTAAGCAAAAAGTGTTTGATCTTCAACTCATTCTCAACATGTATTCTCTAAACTTATCTCCTTTTCCAGAGATTAAAAAGATAGAGGTTTGATTTGATGAGTGGACTACTTTTTCTTTATGTTGTTAATAGTTATTTTATTAGTTGTAATTCTTCTTAAACGAATGATTTTAGGGAAAAGAATAGGTGTTCACTATACTCCCTTCGACAATATAACCGGCAACACAAGTAATGAATTTCATGTAGAGCAAAATGAAGAAGAAAATGAAGACGGTCAGGCAATGATAAGGATAAAAATGATTAAAAAATTCTAGCTGGCAAATATTTAATTGTGATGAATTGTTTGAACGTTTTCTACAAAGAAAAAAGTTTAATTAAAGGATAATGTTTTTGTGTAGTACGTTAAGACAACAAAGCTGAGTTGTCAATTGATTTCTAGAGTTTCTTTTTTGAAGGAAGCTACTTGATCATAAATAAGGAAAAACCTGATCTTTATCTATTTGAAGACGGTTTAGATATAGGACGCTTGATGTAGACTTTGGAACTTTTCTTCAGAAATATATTGATTCTGAAGGTGATGCGTTTTGGGAGTAACAGAAACTAGAGGAGTTTCCATTTTTATGGACACTTTTTTTATAGTTCAGATATGCACGGAAAGGACCCTTATTTTCTGAGAAACACCGTATGATAGAGACAAACAACACGAACGAAATATTTTGCCCAGAAAAAACTCACGTGCTGATCATTCAATACAATAAGGTGTGTCTTGATTCATGTCCGCTTTTATTGTGTTTTTTGTATCTTTTTTCCTATTTAATGCCAATCTTTGCATTGGTAAAATTGACCTTGTTCAGAATAGGAGGGAGTGACTTCTTCTGGGGAAAATACTTGATGCAACAGCACTAACAAACGCTATGGAAGAAAGAGCGAAGCACTATCAGGAACTTCGGGAAGAAATGATAGATTTGAAACAAGCATTACAAGGTGTGGCTAATTTAGGTGATGAGTTCACAGGTAAAGGGGCAGATAACATCAAAGCCTTTTATGCTGATCTTGCACTTTATGCCAATACCTATCTTGATTTTATTGACATGCAAAAGGCTTTTTTAGATGGAGTGAAAGGAAAGCTTGATGATGCATCTTTAGGAGGCTATACGTTTATTGACGAGCACTTTCTCGAATCTCAAGTGAAACAAGGCATTCAAAACAATCAAGATATGGTGGAAGAACAAAAGGAAGCTCTTGCAAATATTTTTGATGACATTCGTGATCTGATTGAGTTAGATGTATTTTCTAGCAAAGAAGTAAACGAACACTTAGATGATGCGAATATAAAACGACAAGAAACGATTGATGCCTTACATAAAATAGACCATGAACTCAAAACGGAATACGCAAAATCAGAAGCGATCGAGCAACATCTTACATCATTTTATACCAAAATGATGGCAGCCACCGGTAAAGGGAAACACGCACAGCCCATGTATTATGATGCAAAAGCGTTTCATGAGACAGAAGTGTACAAAAATCATGATAAAATAGATGCACAGGTGAAAGCGTATTTAAAGGTGAAAAAAGAAGAAGCAGAGAAACGAAGAATCAAAGAGTTCATGGCAAAACTTGATGATCCATCATGCATATCAGTAGATCAATATTTTGAGATAGTAGATGCGATTGGATATGAACATCTCTCTTACGATCAAAAAATGTACTACAGTCACCTTCTTCAAATGAAAGCACAAGAAGAAGCGTCAGATGTATTGATTGATGGCATAAAAGGAGCAGCAGTTGGTCTTTATGATGTGGCAAAAGATACAGTGATCGGTATGTACGATCTTGTCACTGACCCTGACGGAGCTGTAGAATCTGTTGTCACCGCTGTTTCTCACCCAATTGAAACGTCAAAAGTCATTGGAAAAGCCATTTCTGATTCATTTCAAAAAGAGGTTATTGAAGGTGATGCCTACTCAAGAGCACATTGGTTTGCCTATGCCACTGGCTCTCTAGCAGAAATCGTATTTGGCTCAAAAGGTGCAGGAGCCATCACGAAAACAGGAACATCTGCAGCTAAAACAACGATTAAAAAAGGACTTGAACAAGGAGCAAAATCAATAGATACTGTCTCCATTCCGAATTTATTGCCGTACTCACCAAAGTTTCAAATAGCTGGCGGCGGAAAACTGCCATATAACGTGTTTGATGGAGAAAACATTAAAAATAAGCTTCTTTCCATGGCAAAACGTTTAGACAACAATCCAGGATACGGGATCTCTAAGACAGGCAGACGATTACCAGCACCAAAAACACCGCCGACAGTCGTTAAATATGGAGAACATTTCGTCAGATGGAAACGAAAGAAAGTGTTAAAACCAAATATCATTTATACAACAAAACAAGGCTACACCTACACAACAGATCACTATGGCCGCATTGTCAAAGTCGAAGCAAGTGATTTACAATACGGAGAGATCAAAAGAAACCAATATGCCCAATCAAACACAGGGAAACCAGATCGATTACTAGATGATGACGGAGGACATTTGATTGCGTCTATTTTCAAAGGGTCTGGGGATATTGATAATCTTGTGCCGATGAATGGAAATCTAAACAAAGGTGAATGGAAAAAACTTGAGAATACTTGGGCAAATGCACTTAAAAATGGTGATGAAGTAAAGGTAAAGGTGAATCTCAACTACAAGGCTGATTCACATCGCCCAGAAAGCTTTAATATTAAGTATAAAATCGGTGATGATGAATGGGAAATCAGACGATTTGATAATGTGCCTGGAGGGAAAAACAATGAATGAGGAAAAACTTGAAATACTATATAAGCAGATAGTTGAGGTTGTAGTAGGTACAATTCCCGATGAATGGTCAAAGGTTTATTTATACGGCGAGGTTGTAGAAGGTTCTCAGACTGCTTACTTTTATTATTATCCTGAAGATAATGATGATAAACCGATATATAGTCATGAAATAACCGAATTGTTTACAGTTAGCGAACTTGAATACACAGAAAAATGGCATCGATTAGTTGATTTTATTCAAGAACTTTGGAGAGAGTTTAAAGATAATGGTCAAGAATCTTGGACAAATTTCACTATGATATTTGATAAGATAGGAAATTTTAATATTGATTTTAACTATGAAGACCTTTCAGAGACAAACCCTCATGAAAGGAAAACCATTTGGAAATATGAGCATCTTGGTATTATGCCTAAAAGCAATTCTGGGAAAAAATATTTAGAAAAATATCTCTCCAGACTTGATTAGTTTCTAAAAGTAAAAGAGAAGAAGTAGAGAAACGAAGAATCAAAGAGTTAATGGCAAAACTTGATGCTCCATCATGCATATCAGTAGATCAATTAATATTAAAGCTTTTAAAAGGAAGAATATGTTAAAAATGGTTTAGGAGCTTGGACAACAGCTACTCTCCAGTCGGAGCAGTAGGGGAAATTTTCTATTGAGTATGGATATGAAGATATTTACTCTATTGGATTAAATGGAGTGCAAAGAAAAGCGGTATGGAAATATGAAACGTTCGAAATTCTCCCTGACGACGAGGAAGTTAAAGAAGCTGTGTTGAATTATTTAAAAAAGAAAAAAAGCAACTAACACATTACCCTCCAAATGAAAAAATGAAAAGGAGGGTTTTTGCTTTCCAAAATTTATATTGAACAAAGGTTCTGTATTCCACCACCAAAGAACGTACATTCTATTTGAAGCTAAATGTAAACACTTAAGAATAAACAACCTTTTGTTTTTTACTAAACAACTATATTCTCGAATGAAAAAATGATAAGGTGGCTGATGGTGTTTATTTCCATTCATTTATTCCATATATGTGTTCCTATACCTTTAAATTTCTCGACAGTTTGACCGCTAAAAGGGCTTTGCGGTCGGAAATTTTTAATGCAGGGTCTGCCATGAATCTACACAAGCTAGCAAACTGGACATGGAAAGAACCATGTCCAGTTTCAGACAACTTATATAGTTTATCAAAACAAGTGGAAACCCCACTTTCACTTCAAGTAAAGGTGGGGTTTGTCTGCACGCTTGCAATTGCCTTGTGCGGTTTTTTTGTTAGTCATATATATGCACAGTTGGTTCTTTGTCTTCAGCATTTTTTGTAATAAGTGCTTCTTGCTGATCTGAAGATGTGATGTTGATCTCTACATTTGTACTCTTATAGTAGTCCATGACTTCACCCGTTAAATATTGTGTGAATGCCACGACTTCTGTTTTTCCGTAGAACTGCATCGGAATATCAATTGTCATTTTTTGAAGGTTTCCGTTTTTATAGAAGCCTTTGCCAACCACTCCCGTGTAGTTTGGGAAGTAATCTTCTACCTTTGTTTTGAAGCGGTCAAATCGTTCTGAATCATCTTTGTAATTGCTTTTGGCATTATCAGAAGGGAAAAAGACGTTCTCCTCTTTGAGGATATCCCAGTTGCCAATATCAGATGAGCCTGCTTTCACATCTGCCTTAGCAATAAAGTTACCTGGAACGATCGACGATTTTGGCGCTTGTTTGTAGAGTGCAATCATTACAGGCACTTTTTGCAAACCGTCCATTTGACGAATTCGTTTGATCACTTGGGCAGCAATTTTTTCACCTTCTGCCAAGAGCTTTTTCGAATCTTTAGATGAATCGATTGTGACTTCTTGCTGAGGATCACCGACATTTTCGCGATAGTAATAAACGGAGTTAAGTGCAAGACCAATAACAACTCCACCAAGCTGTAAACTATTTTTGTCTTTTCGAATAAGGTAATTATGTTCTAGCATAGAAGCTAAGTATATTGGACTATTTTCATTTTTGGACTTTGTTGAACCTGAGTTTGGAAGAGCAGGATTTAAGCCAAGGTTCTTAAAGTTTTTATCTTCTTTTTCCGCCTTTTTCAAATCACTGCCTGTTTTTTTACGTGCCAGCCAGCTCAGAACTGTATCTTCATCCAAATGCTGTCCTTCTTGGAACAGATAGTCGTTTGTATTAAACGATTCTGTTGCTAGGCGCATGAGACCTGTTTCAAATTCATCAATATCCAAGCGTGTGTTGAGATGCTCTGCTGTTAAACCTCTTGCAGCTCCTTGTTTAAACGGCAGCACCATTTTGTAGTAAGAGTCAGAGATATTGTACATAGGGATGATCGCTGTTTCCTTCGTTTCATCCGTCTTTTGTGTAACCTCTTCTTCATCTTTTCCCCCAAAAGGTGCACACGCTGACAACACCAGTGTAAGCATTGTCAGCAGCACTAACAACTTTTTCAATAGAAAACACTCCTCTTATTTCTTTAGCTCCTCGAGCATTCTAGCTTCGTCCCATATTTCAATATTGAGTTCTTCTGCCTTTGTCAGCTTACTTCCAGCAGCTTCTCCAGCTATCACTAAATCAGTTTTTTTACTCACACTTCCTGCTAATTTACCACCTAATGCTTCGATAGCAGCTTTTGCATCGTTTCGAGACATCTGCTCTAATTTTCCAGTGAGAACAATCGTTTTCCCTGCAAAGTAGGAATCAATTTCCTCTGCTTTAACCGGCTTAGGCCCTGTGTAGGTCATATTGACCCCAAGCTCTTTCAGTTCATTCAGCAAGTCCAGAATTTCTTCTTTTTGAAAGTAGGTGACAACAGCATCTGCCATTTTTTCACCGATTTCATCTACTTCGAGTAACTGTTCTTTTGTCGCTTGCTTCAATTGATCAATGTCTTCAAAATGCATCGCCAATGTTTTGGCAGCTTTAGATCCAATGAATCGAATGCCTAAGCCAAATAATAAGCGCTCAAGGGAGTTTTTCTTCGATTGTTCAATAGAGCGTAATAAATTATCCGTTGATTTCTCACCCATTCGTTCAAGGTGGATGAGCTGTTCTTTTGTTAATCGATATAGGTCTGACACACGAGACACGAGTTGCTCTTTAAAAAGCTGTGTAATGACTCGTTCGCCAAGACCATCAATGTTCATTGCTTGACGAGAGACAAAGTGAATGAGTCCTTCACGTATTTGTGCTGGACATTCTGGATTAATACAGCGCAATGCCACTTCGCCTTCGATTCGCACAAGCTCACTTTGACATTCTGGACACTCGGCCGGCATATGAAACGGCTTTTCTTCACCTGTACGCTGATCTATAAGCACACCTGCCACCTCTGGAATAATATCGCCAGCCTTCTTCACGATGACTTGATCATATAAGCGTATATCCTTTTCTTTAATCAAATCTTCATTGTGAAGAGACGCTCGCTGCACAGTGGTACCTGCTACCTTCACCGGCTCTAGTATCGCCGTCGGAGTGACCACACCTGTACGACCAACGCTTAATTCAATATCGAGCAGCTTTGTAATGACTTCTTCTGCTGGAAATTTGTAAGCGACAGCCCAACGAGGACTTTTTGCTGTAAAACCCAGCTCTTCCTGCTGAGCTAATGAATTCACTTTGATGACAATCCCATCAATTTCATATGGAAAGTCTGCTCGCTTTGTTTTGATTGTTTCGATGAGCTCGATCACTTCTTCAATCGTTTGGCACATCCGTCTTTCTTTGTTCGTTTTAAACCCAAGCTCATCGAGGAGATCAAGTCCTTCGCTTTGCGTTTCCACACCGATTTCATCAAGCTCCGCTATACTGTAGACGAAAATATCAAGATTTCGTTTCGCTGCAATTTTCGTATCGAGCTGACGAAGTGACCCCGCAGCCGCATTACGCGGGTTCGCAAACGGTTCTTCACCGTTCTGTATTCTTTTTTCGTTTAATGCTTCAAAAGAGTGCTTCGGCATAAACGCCTCGCCTCTTACTTCAATTGAAAGAGGACGATTGATTTTCAACGGGATGGAACGAATGGTTTTTAAGTTTTCCGTAATATCTTCACCTATTGTCCCATCTCCACGCGTGGCACCTTGGACAAAAATCCCGTTTTCATAACGGAGAGAAACAGCGAGTCCGTCAATTTTCAGTTCGACATTGTATGCTAGATTGTCACCAACTGCTTGACGAACACGACGGTCAAAATCAAGGAGATCCTGTTCATTAAAAGCATTTCCAAGACTAAGCATCGGTGTACCGTGACGTACTTTTTGGAAGGCATCTAAAACAGCCCCCCCTACTCTTTGTGAGGGGGAATCAGGTGATTTTAAATCTGGATGTTCCTCCTCTAGAGAGATCAGCTCACGCATCCGCGCATCATATTCAGCGTCAGGAACACTTGGACGATCAAGTGTATGATATTCATAGTTGTATTGATTCAACATCTGGTGCAGTTCCTCGATTCGGCGTTTTGCTGCTTCTTTATCCATCTGCTTCTTCCTTTCAATTCATCCGTTTTGTCAATCCAAAGGTTATTGTTTCTCGATTGGCGCAAATGCAGCAAGGAGTCTTTTAATGCCTGTAGGGCTTGGGAAAGCAATATCAAGCTCCGTGCTATCTCCGCTTCCTTTCACACTCACAACGGTTCCAACGCCCCATTTTTTATGTGCGGCTTTATCGCCCACAGCCCATCGAATACTGCCAGCTCCTGTATGTTGAATGGTTTGGGTCTGCATTCGTGAGACGGGTCCACGTCTTTGAGGTCGCTCTCTTGTTTGACCAAACGGTGTGTTGACTTCTTTGTTCTCATTTAGGTTGTCCAATAATTCAGCAGGTATTTCTCCAATGAATCTTGATTCAAGATTCATGTTCGTCCGACCAAATAAAGTCCTCATTTTTGCACTAGATAAATAAAGCTCTTCTTCTGCTCGAGTGATCCCTACATAGGCAAGACGTCGTTCTTCTTCCATCTCTGCATCTTCCATTAATGAACGGCTGTGCGGGAAGACACCTTCCTCCATCCCCATTAAGAAGACAACAGGGAATTCAAGACCTTTCGCTGCGTGAAGGGTCATCAAAATGACCGCATCCTGCTCTTCTACCTCGTTTTCGTCTAATTTGTCAATATCGGCGACTAATGCGAGTTCTGATAGGAAGGTCACAAGAGATTTATCTTCATTCTGTTCTTCAAAGTTTTTTGTCACAGACAGGAACTCGTCAATATTTTCCAGACGACTTTGCGCTTCAATTGTTTTTTCCACCTTTAGCGCTTCACGATAGCCTGTTTTTTCTAATATTTCTTCTGTTAATTCTGTTACAGATAAATACTCTTGCATATTTGTCATTTGATCAATGAGCTGTTTGAACTCATCGAGAGCGTTGGCTGCTCTTGCACTCAGCCCGATGAAATCCACCTGCCTGAGCGCCTCAAACATTGAAAGGTCGTTCATTTCAGCGTAAGCAGCAATTTTATCAACAGATGTTGCACCAATCCCGCGCTTTGGCACGTTGACAATTCGCGCGAAACTAATATCATCGTCTGGGTTCGCGACAAGTCTTAAGTATGCGAGAATGTCTTTAATCTCTTTTCTGTCATAGAACTTCGTGCCGCCGACGATGTTGTATTGAATGTTTGCCTTCATTAATGTTTCCTCAATGACACGAGACTGGGCATTGGTTCGATAGAGAATAGCAACATCAGATAATTTACGCTTGCCGCTTTGATGAAGCTGACGAATCTTTCCAGCGACAAATTGTCCTTCATCAAACTCATTTTCCGCTCGGTAATAAGCGATCTTAGCCCCTTCCTCATTTTCAGTCCAAAGATTTTTTGGTTTACGGTTCGCATTGTTTTGTATCACCGAATTGGCTGCATGCAGGATTCGTTTTGTTGATCTATAATTTTGCTCAAGCAGGATGACTTCACAGGACGGATAGTCTTTTTCAAAAGAAAGAATGTTGGTAATATCCGCTCCACGCCAACGGTAAATCGATTGATCCGAATCACCGACCACACAAATGTTTTGAAAACGCTGGGCAAGCAA includes the following:
- a CDS encoding DUF3951 domain-containing protein, encoding MLLIVILLVVILLKRMILGKRIGVHYTPFDNITGNTSNEFHVEQNEEENEDGQAMIRIKMIKKF
- a CDS encoding T7SS effector LXG polymorphic toxin, encoding MGKILDATALTNAMEERAKHYQELREEMIDLKQALQGVANLGDEFTGKGADNIKAFYADLALYANTYLDFIDMQKAFLDGVKGKLDDASLGGYTFIDEHFLESQVKQGIQNNQDMVEEQKEALANIFDDIRDLIELDVFSSKEVNEHLDDANIKRQETIDALHKIDHELKTEYAKSEAIEQHLTSFYTKMMAATGKGKHAQPMYYDAKAFHETEVYKNHDKIDAQVKAYLKVKKEEAEKRRIKEFMAKLDDPSCISVDQYFEIVDAIGYEHLSYDQKMYYSHLLQMKAQEEASDVLIDGIKGAAVGLYDVAKDTVIGMYDLVTDPDGAVESVVTAVSHPIETSKVIGKAISDSFQKEVIEGDAYSRAHWFAYATGSLAEIVFGSKGAGAITKTGTSAAKTTIKKGLEQGAKSIDTVSIPNLLPYSPKFQIAGGGKLPYNVFDGENIKNKLLSMAKRLDNNPGYGISKTGRRLPAPKTPPTVVKYGEHFVRWKRKKVLKPNIIYTTKQGYTYTTDHYGRIVKVEASDLQYGEIKRNQYAQSNTGKPDRLLDDDGGHLIASIFKGSGDIDNLVPMNGNLNKGEWKKLENTWANALKNGDEVKVKVNLNYKADSHRPESFNIKYKIGDDEWEIRRFDNVPGGKNNE
- a CDS encoding antitoxin YezG family protein, with product MNEEKLEILYKQIVEVVVGTIPDEWSKVYLYGEVVEGSQTAYFYYYPEDNDDKPIYSHEITELFTVSELEYTEKWHRLVDFIQELWREFKDNGQESWTNFTMIFDKIGNFNIDFNYEDLSETNPHERKTIWKYEHLGIMPKSNSGKKYLEKYLSRLD
- a CDS encoding CamS family sex pheromone protein — its product is MLTLVLSACAPFGGKDEEEVTQKTDETKETAIIPMYNISDSYYKMVLPFKQGAARGLTAEHLNTRLDIDEFETGLMRLATESFNTNDYLFQEGQHLDEDTVLSWLARKKTGSDLKKAEKEDKNFKNLGLNPALPNSGSTKSKNENSPIYLASMLEHNYLIRKDKNSLQLGGVVIGLALNSVYYYRENVGDPQQEVTIDSSKDSKKLLAEGEKIAAQVIKRIRQMDGLQKVPVMIALYKQAPKSSIVPGNFIAKADVKAGSSDIGNWDILKEENVFFPSDNAKSNYKDDSERFDRFKTKVEDYFPNYTGVVGKGFYKNGNLQKMTIDIPMQFYGKTEVVAFTQYLTGEVMDYYKSTNVEINITSSDQQEALITKNAEDKEPTVHIYD
- the ligA gene encoding NAD-dependent DNA ligase LigA; protein product: MDKEAAKRRIEELHQMLNQYNYEYHTLDRPSVPDAEYDARMRELISLEEEHPDLKSPDSPSQRVGGAVLDAFQKVRHGTPMLSLGNAFNEQDLLDFDRRVRQAVGDNLAYNVELKIDGLAVSLRYENGIFVQGATRGDGTIGEDITENLKTIRSIPLKINRPLSIEVRGEAFMPKHSFEALNEKRIQNGEEPFANPRNAAAGSLRQLDTKIAAKRNLDIFVYSIAELDEIGVETQSEGLDLLDELGFKTNKERRMCQTIEEVIELIETIKTKRADFPYEIDGIVIKVNSLAQQEELGFTAKSPRWAVAYKFPAEEVITKLLDIELSVGRTGVVTPTAILEPVKVAGTTVQRASLHNEDLIKEKDIRLYDQVIVKKAGDIIPEVAGVLIDQRTGEEKPFHMPAECPECQSELVRIEGEVALRCINPECPAQIREGLIHFVSRQAMNIDGLGERVITQLFKEQLVSRVSDLYRLTKEQLIHLERMGEKSTDNLLRSIEQSKKNSLERLLFGLGIRFIGSKAAKTLAMHFEDIDQLKQATKEQLLEVDEIGEKMADAVVTYFQKEEILDLLNELKELGVNMTYTGPKPVKAEEIDSYFAGKTIVLTGKLEQMSRNDAKAAIEALGGKLAGSVSKKTDLVIAGEAAGSKLTKAEELNIEIWDEARMLEELKK
- the pcrA gene encoding DNA helicase PcrA produces the protein MNDISNQLLEGLNQAQKEAVKATDGPLLLMAGAGSGKTRVLTHRIAYLMAEKHIAPWNILAITFTNKAAREMRDRVQAILGPGADEIWISTFHSMCVRILRRDIDRIGVNRNFSILDTSDQLSVIKNILKERNIDPKKYDPRSILGSISSAKNELIDTEKYAKTAGDFYEQVVSDVYTDYQKRLLKNQSLDFDDLIMMTIRLFERIPEVLEHYQRKFQYIHVDEYQDTNRAQYMLVKLLAQRFQNICVVGDSDQSIYRWRGADITNILSFEKDYPSCEVILLEQNYRSTKRILHAANSVIQNNANRKPKNLWTENEEGAKIAYYRAENEFDEGQFVAGKIRQLHQSGKRKLSDVAILYRTNAQSRVIEETLMKANIQYNIVGGTKFYDRKEIKDILAYLRLVANPDDDISFARIVNVPKRGIGATSVDKIAAYAEMNDLSMFEALRQVDFIGLSARAANALDEFKQLIDQMTNMQEYLSVTELTEEILEKTGYREALKVEKTIEAQSRLENIDEFLSVTKNFEEQNEDKSLVTFLSELALVADIDKLDENEVEEQDAVILMTLHAAKGLEFPVVFLMGMEEGVFPHSRSLMEDAEMEEERRLAYVGITRAEEELYLSSAKMRTLFGRTNMNLESRFIGEIPAELLDNLNENKEVNTPFGQTRERPQRRGPVSRMQTQTIQHTGAGSIRWAVGDKAAHKKWGVGTVVSVKGSGDSTELDIAFPSPTGIKRLLAAFAPIEKQ